The Aureispira anguillae genome contains a region encoding:
- a CDS encoding OmpA family protein: MSMKNVLLLIISCLVFYTKGLAQPEDNSITSNKNVKELIQDAETYINKQQFKFAKIALEAAIKQKKKFVIAYRLLGIVNAKLRNHEEAITAYEKLFELSPSLSKAAYFECAQVYMKMYQYDKALGYFHLYKNAASSDYKTDESTIQIGYDMVLGREIMSCLYAREVDLRAMKEESYNLGTAINSAADEYLPTLTGDGQWLIFTSNRGGENILMSKPNLKGSWAQARSISKAINTPRNEGMAKLTVCGRMIYFSACGWENVEGGCDIFEADFDTQNDFAVVDEVRPSKGLNSKKWDSQPAISCDGKTMYFSSNRKNGQGGTDLWMSTLADDGLWEPPVNMGELINTTGDEEAPYIAPDGITLYFSSDGHPGFGEADIFRTVLQEDGTWSKPVNLGHSVNTPFREAGIVISPDGTRAYYASAQDGGQGGLDIYTIAMHPDIAPEKANVMVDAYVYDAATKEPIHNVKVKIGKSGAKKQELKTDEHGRFFACLPDNNSYSYILMNPNYQTFVGAEFFRRNPDEPTKKIEVFLIPSTKKVEAKIPPKRKVRKNLSVYFDSGKYNITAIQKEQLERMVNQFEDKSTIKLKVTGFADDVGNKDFNLALSVERAKMVADYLISLGLNTGQVEHSGGGVVQGDIAKHQKRRVEIIISN; encoded by the coding sequence ATGTCTATGAAAAATGTGTTATTATTGATCATTAGCTGCTTAGTTTTCTATACCAAAGGATTGGCTCAACCTGAGGATAATTCTATTACCAGTAATAAAAATGTAAAAGAACTTATCCAAGATGCAGAGACCTACATCAATAAGCAACAATTTAAATTTGCAAAGATAGCGCTAGAAGCTGCTATTAAACAAAAGAAAAAATTTGTGATTGCTTATCGTTTGTTGGGTATTGTTAATGCTAAGCTGAGGAATCATGAGGAAGCAATCACAGCTTACGAAAAATTATTCGAATTGTCGCCCTCTCTTTCAAAAGCTGCTTATTTTGAATGTGCTCAGGTTTATATGAAAATGTATCAATACGATAAGGCGTTGGGCTATTTTCATTTGTACAAAAACGCTGCTTCTTCCGATTATAAAACAGATGAAAGCACCATTCAGATTGGTTATGATATGGTCTTAGGCCGAGAGATTATGAGCTGTCTTTATGCAAGAGAAGTTGACTTAAGAGCAATGAAGGAGGAGTCTTATAACCTTGGAACGGCAATCAATTCGGCTGCTGATGAATATTTACCCACCTTAACAGGAGATGGGCAGTGGCTTATTTTTACTTCTAATAGAGGAGGAGAAAATATTTTGATGAGTAAGCCCAACCTCAAGGGGAGCTGGGCGCAAGCTCGATCAATTTCTAAGGCAATTAATACGCCTAGAAATGAGGGAATGGCAAAGTTAACAGTTTGTGGTCGGATGATTTATTTTTCAGCTTGTGGCTGGGAAAATGTAGAGGGAGGTTGCGATATTTTTGAGGCAGATTTTGATACACAAAATGATTTTGCAGTGGTTGATGAGGTACGACCCTCTAAGGGGTTAAATAGCAAAAAGTGGGACTCTCAACCTGCCATTAGTTGTGATGGAAAAACAATGTATTTTTCTTCTAATCGCAAAAATGGACAAGGAGGCACCGATTTATGGATGAGTACATTGGCTGATGATGGTCTCTGGGAACCACCTGTGAATATGGGCGAATTAATTAATACGACAGGTGATGAAGAGGCACCTTATATTGCACCAGATGGCATTACGCTTTATTTCTCGTCTGATGGTCATCCTGGTTTTGGTGAGGCTGATATTTTTAGAACGGTATTGCAAGAGGATGGTACTTGGTCTAAGCCTGTTAATTTGGGACATTCTGTAAATACTCCTTTTCGAGAGGCAGGGATTGTTATTAGTCCTGATGGAACGAGAGCTTATTATGCTTCTGCACAGGATGGAGGACAAGGAGGTTTGGATATTTATACCATAGCAATGCATCCTGATATTGCTCCTGAAAAAGCGAATGTAATGGTAGATGCTTATGTGTATGATGCTGCTACCAAAGAACCTATTCATAATGTAAAAGTAAAAATAGGAAAGTCTGGGGCAAAAAAACAAGAATTAAAAACAGATGAGCATGGGCGTTTTTTCGCCTGTTTGCCAGACAACAACTCTTACTCCTATATTCTAATGAATCCTAATTATCAAACTTTTGTGGGAGCAGAGTTTTTTAGAAGAAATCCCGATGAACCTACCAAAAAAATTGAAGTGTTTTTAATTCCAAGCACCAAAAAAGTTGAAGCAAAAATTCCTCCTAAACGGAAAGTACGAAAAAATTTATCGGTCTATTTTGATTCTGGAAAATATAATATAACAGCAATCCAAAAGGAACAACTGGAACGAATGGTCAATCAATTTGAGGATAAGTCAACCATCAAACTAAAAGTTACAGGCTTTGCAGATGATGTAGGAAACAAAGATTTTAATTTGGCTTTATCAGTAGAACGGGCAAAGATGGTGGCGGATTATTTGATTAGTCTTGGTTTGAATACAGGACAAGTAGAGCATAGTGGTGGTGGTGTTGTTCAAGGGGATATTGCTAAACATCAGAAACGAAGAGTTGAGATTATCATTTCTAACTAG
- a CDS encoding deoxynucleoside kinase, whose protein sequence is MKEETMHIANGNYIVIEGNIGAGKTSLSKLLSTDLNARLILEEFSDNPFLPLFYKNAERYAFPVELFFMTERHKQLQDLLMKGNLFQKYVVSDYIFSKTLLFAGQNLVDEELRLFQRLFHTLNASFPKPHLLVYLHRSVDNLLTNIYKRGRAYEQDISAAYLSKIQNAYFDFFRMVEHDLSILVLDVEGLDFINNPEHYQMVVQQIEKKYSKGLHHWKLEPSKN, encoded by the coding sequence ATGAAAGAGGAAACTATGCACATTGCCAATGGAAACTATATTGTTATAGAGGGGAATATAGGAGCAGGAAAAACTTCTTTGAGCAAATTATTATCGACTGATCTTAATGCTCGTCTGATCTTAGAGGAGTTCTCTGACAATCCATTTTTGCCCCTTTTTTATAAAAATGCAGAACGTTATGCGTTTCCTGTCGAGTTGTTTTTTATGACAGAGAGGCACAAACAATTGCAAGATTTATTAATGAAGGGTAATTTATTCCAAAAGTATGTCGTTTCAGATTATATCTTTTCTAAAACGCTTCTCTTTGCTGGACAAAATTTGGTAGATGAAGAATTGAGGTTATTCCAACGTTTGTTTCATACCTTGAATGCTTCTTTCCCAAAACCTCATTTGTTGGTCTACCTACATCGATCCGTAGATAATTTGTTGACGAATATCTATAAAAGAGGAAGAGCATACGAACAGGATATTAGTGCTGCTTATTTATCAAAAATACAAAATGCTTATTTTGATTTTTTTAGAATGGTTGAACATGATTTATCCATTTTAGTATTGGATGTAGAAGGACTGGATTTCATTAATAATCCTGAACATTACCAAATGGTGGTTCAGCAAATAGAAAAAAAATACTCCAAGGGCTTACATCATTGGAAACTAGAACCTTCTAAAAATTAA
- a CDS encoding NUDIX hydrolase — MYKIYIGEVPVLLVSKDEAALYKTGSLRDMVVYHTLKRRKSLHQIVDNLEKGTKSYDSIIVISEDLPQLKEDFFTMFKIHRAGGGLVFNDQGEVLAIHRMGHWDLPKGKEEKGETIEQTAIREVQEETGIQQIDLGDFICDTYHTYKTKSGKRILKWSTWYKMTTTEKDLTPQEEEDIDLAVWLPMNELKEKKPIYKNILDILNHL, encoded by the coding sequence ATGTACAAAATATATATTGGGGAGGTACCCGTTTTATTGGTTTCAAAAGACGAAGCTGCTTTATACAAAACAGGAAGTTTGAGAGATATGGTCGTTTATCATACTCTAAAGCGCAGAAAAAGCTTGCATCAGATTGTTGACAATTTAGAAAAAGGAACCAAAAGTTACGATTCTATTATTGTTATTTCTGAAGATTTACCGCAATTGAAAGAAGATTTTTTTACCATGTTCAAAATCCATAGAGCTGGGGGAGGTCTTGTATTTAATGACCAAGGAGAAGTTTTGGCCATCCACAGAATGGGACACTGGGATTTGCCCAAGGGCAAGGAGGAAAAAGGCGAGACAATAGAACAAACAGCCATTCGTGAAGTGCAGGAAGAAACGGGAATTCAGCAAATAGATTTAGGTGATTTTATTTGTGATACCTATCATACCTACAAAACCAAGTCAGGGAAACGCATCCTCAAATGGTCTACTTGGTATAAAATGACAACAACAGAAAAAGACCTAACGCCTCAAGAAGAAGAAGATATTGACTTAGCGGTTTGGTTGCCAATGAATGAATTGAAGGAAAAAAAGCCTATTTATAAAAACATACTAGATATATTGAACCACTTATAA
- a CDS encoding FMN-binding glutamate synthase family protein yields the protein MTIPNMRLKFYIGSILIIGLLVALAKFYSLYVLWAFVFVGPIILMGIYDVLQNKHAIRKNYPLLGRLRYTLETFRPAIQQYFVEDDLNGKPFSRRKRSLVYQRAKQENETVPFGTQIDIYDEGYEWMVHSAYPLDASKMDRSPRVRVGGKDCKQPYELSLYNISAMSYGSLSANAVTAMNKGAKKGKFAHNTGEGGVSPYHQQGGDLIWQLGTGYFGARAADGNFDPQKYKKTVAQECIKMIELKLSQGAKPGKGGILPAIKNTVEIAGIRGVKPHEPVLSPSYHKAFNSPEGLMHFVQELRDLSGGKPVGFKLCIGSEKEFYDMCKAMIKTNICPDFITIDGGEGGTGAAPVEFSDSLGMPMKDGLSFAVDTLRGFNLKKDIVVIAAGRITSAFDLVKALALGADACYSARAMMMAVGCIQALECHTNQCPTGVATQDKKLMKGLDVEDKSDRVYHFHKKTLYAFVDMMAAAGIDHPSKIKRKHIFERTTIGMVRRYDQLYPNIPIGCCLNTDEIPEVFKKEMLMLLEDAE from the coding sequence ATGACGATACCTAATATGCGGCTTAAATTTTATATAGGATCTATTCTTATTATAGGATTGCTTGTAGCACTGGCTAAGTTTTACTCTCTTTATGTACTTTGGGCATTTGTTTTTGTTGGTCCGATAATATTGATGGGAATCTATGATGTACTGCAAAATAAGCATGCCATTCGAAAAAATTACCCTTTATTAGGTCGATTGAGGTATACCTTAGAAACCTTTCGCCCTGCTATTCAACAATATTTTGTGGAAGATGACCTAAATGGCAAGCCATTTAGTAGAAGAAAACGCTCCTTAGTTTATCAACGGGCCAAGCAAGAAAATGAAACGGTTCCTTTTGGTACTCAGATTGACATTTATGATGAAGGGTATGAATGGATGGTGCATTCTGCTTATCCGTTGGATGCCTCTAAAATGGATCGATCTCCTAGGGTACGAGTAGGTGGAAAGGATTGCAAACAACCTTATGAATTGAGTTTGTACAATATTTCGGCTATGAGTTATGGCTCTTTGAGTGCCAATGCAGTTACTGCTATGAACAAGGGAGCAAAAAAGGGAAAATTTGCCCATAATACAGGAGAAGGTGGAGTTAGCCCTTATCATCAACAAGGGGGCGATTTGATTTGGCAGTTGGGAACAGGATATTTTGGAGCTAGAGCTGCTGATGGGAACTTTGACCCTCAAAAATACAAAAAAACGGTAGCGCAGGAATGCATTAAAATGATAGAGCTTAAATTGTCTCAAGGGGCTAAGCCTGGAAAAGGAGGGATCTTACCAGCGATTAAGAATACAGTCGAAATTGCTGGGATCAGAGGCGTAAAACCACATGAACCTGTCCTTTCTCCCTCGTATCACAAAGCGTTTAATAGCCCAGAAGGATTGATGCATTTTGTGCAAGAACTAAGAGATTTATCAGGGGGCAAACCCGTAGGGTTTAAGCTTTGTATTGGTAGTGAGAAAGAGTTTTATGATATGTGCAAAGCTATGATTAAGACCAATATTTGTCCCGATTTTATTACGATTGATGGAGGAGAAGGTGGAACGGGGGCTGCTCCTGTAGAATTTTCGGATTCTTTGGGGATGCCCATGAAGGATGGTTTGTCTTTTGCTGTTGATACGTTGCGAGGGTTTAATCTCAAAAAGGATATTGTTGTAATTGCTGCTGGTCGGATAACTTCTGCTTTTGATCTTGTCAAAGCCTTAGCTTTAGGGGCAGATGCTTGTTATAGTGCTAGGGCTATGATGATGGCAGTGGGCTGTATTCAAGCCTTAGAATGTCACACCAATCAATGCCCAACAGGGGTTGCTACACAGGACAAAAAATTAATGAAAGGTCTGGATGTTGAAGATAAATCAGATCGAGTATATCATTTTCATAAAAAAACGCTGTATGCTTTTGTGGATATGATGGCAGCCGCAGGAATTGATCACCCATCTAAGATTAAACGCAAGCATATTTTTGAGCGAACAACGATTGGAATGGTTCGCCGTTATGACCAATTGTATCCCAACATTCCAATAGGTTGTTGTCTGAATACAGATGAAATACCTGAGGTGTTCAAAAAAGAAATGCTCATGTTACTAGAGGATGCAGAATAA
- a CDS encoding extracellular catalytic domain type 1 short-chain-length polyhydroxyalkanoate depolymerase, translated as MIATAQYDSLSHGNYNRTYLLHLPAGYTGLNPLPLVVAMHGGFGNAYSMQATSQLSLKADAENFVVVYPEGVKGGFLNASSWNAGWCCGFASNTAVDDVGFIEVLLDSLSQQYAIDSNRIYVTGMSNGGFMTYRLACELSNRIAAIAPVAASMSISNCSPLRPVPVINFHSYLDTHIPYSGGIGNGPSSHYNLPQDSVINTWAAINSCTVPQDTLVNNSNYTLVKWRACNCSSEIHHYATQDGGHSWPGGPQTASGDPSSSAIDATHLIWSFFQQHTLNCSNVTPIRTNNTAASIIQFYPNPTKGKLRATSNLKQNLEIVVFNAVGEKVAAFKNSLEIDLSRLEKGVYFIQTKTTNQIYIDKIVKID; from the coding sequence ATGATTGCAACAGCTCAATACGATAGCTTAAGCCATGGTAATTATAATAGAACCTATCTTCTACATTTGCCTGCGGGCTATACGGGGCTAAATCCATTGCCATTAGTTGTAGCAATGCATGGAGGATTTGGGAATGCATATAGCATGCAAGCGACTTCCCAATTAAGCCTAAAAGCCGATGCTGAAAATTTTGTGGTTGTTTATCCTGAAGGTGTAAAGGGAGGCTTTCTTAATGCGAGTTCTTGGAATGCAGGCTGGTGCTGTGGTTTTGCTAGTAATACTGCGGTAGATGATGTTGGTTTTATTGAGGTCTTATTGGACAGTCTAAGTCAACAATACGCTATAGATAGCAACCGAATTTATGTTACAGGGATGTCAAATGGAGGTTTTATGACCTATCGTCTAGCCTGCGAACTATCCAACAGAATTGCTGCTATTGCTCCTGTCGCTGCCTCAATGAGCATTTCCAACTGTTCCCCCCTTCGCCCTGTTCCAGTGATTAATTTCCATTCTTATTTAGATACTCATATCCCTTATTCAGGTGGAATTGGAAATGGACCATCTAGCCATTACAATCTTCCGCAGGATTCTGTTATTAATACGTGGGCAGCAATTAATTCTTGCACAGTTCCCCAAGATACCCTTGTCAACAATTCCAATTATACATTGGTAAAATGGAGGGCTTGCAACTGCAGCTCTGAAATCCATCACTATGCAACACAAGATGGCGGGCACTCTTGGCCAGGGGGGCCTCAGACCGCATCGGGCGACCCAAGTTCTAGCGCTATTGATGCCACCCACCTAATTTGGTCATTTTTCCAACAACATACCTTAAATTGTAGTAATGTTACGCCAATTAGAACTAATAATACAGCCGCTTCTATTATTCAATTCTATCCCAACCCTACCAAAGGAAAGTTAAGGGCGACTAGCAACCTTAAGCAAAATTTAGAAATTGTTGTTTTTAATGCTGTTGGCGAAAAAGTCGCTGCCTTTAAGAATTCGCTAGAGATTGATCTTAGTCGTTTAGAAAAAGGGGTTTATTTTATTCAAACAAAAACCACGAATCAAATTTACATTGATAAAATCGTAAAAATAGATTAA
- a CDS encoding ArsR/SmtB family transcription factor: MKDIQIEKKTSLSPDQLEFAASILKAVAHPIRLSILQLLDNEDRLSVNEICERIKSEQSLTSHHLSNMKLKGILGSKREGQRVYYYLKLPALNNLLSCLDTCVNCF; the protein is encoded by the coding sequence ATGAAAGATATTCAAATCGAGAAAAAAACGTCATTGTCACCAGATCAATTGGAATTTGCGGCTTCTATTTTAAAAGCTGTAGCACACCCTATCCGTTTATCCATTTTGCAATTATTAGACAACGAAGACCGATTATCTGTGAATGAGATTTGTGAAAGAATAAAAAGTGAGCAATCTTTGACCTCTCATCATTTATCGAATATGAAGTTGAAAGGGATTTTAGGAAGCAAGCGAGAAGGACAGCGTGTCTATTATTACCTAAAATTACCCGCTTTAAATAATTTACTATCTTGTTTAGATACATGTGTTAACTGCTTCTAG
- the folK gene encoding 2-amino-4-hydroxy-6-hydroxymethyldihydropteridine diphosphokinase: MNTVYLALGTNVGNRIANLNLVHHLISQNIGIVSKESSIYQTAAWGVEGQEDYYNQVFCVKTSLSPVDLLHKCQVIEKKMGRIQAIKWAPRIIDIDILFFNDMVLAKDNLKIPHSLLQERNFVLKPLSEIAGEWEHPILKKTITELLDECTDDLSVVPLKLAN, encoded by the coding sequence ATGAACACTGTATACTTAGCTTTAGGGACAAATGTAGGAAATCGTATTGCAAATTTGAACTTGGTACATCACTTAATTAGCCAGAATATTGGTATTGTATCCAAAGAATCTAGTATCTATCAAACGGCTGCATGGGGAGTAGAGGGACAAGAAGATTATTACAATCAAGTATTTTGTGTTAAAACCTCACTTAGTCCAGTCGATTTATTGCACAAATGCCAAGTCATAGAAAAAAAAATGGGCAGAATTCAAGCCATCAAATGGGCACCCCGAATTATAGATATAGACATTCTATTTTTTAATGATATGGTCTTGGCCAAAGACAACTTAAAAATTCCGCATTCGTTATTACAAGAACGAAATTTTGTACTAAAACCTTTGTCCGAAATTGCAGGAGAATGGGAACATCCTATTTTGAAAAAAACAATAACGGAGTTATTAGATGAATGCACGGATGATTTATCTGTTGTACCGCTAAAATTGGCAAATTAA
- a CDS encoding cob(I)yrinic acid a,c-diamide adenosyltransferase: MAFKVYTKTGDKGTTALFGGARVPKNHIRIESYGTVDELNSYIGLIRDSLSDEQLKIVLKEIQDRLFTLGAILATDPSKKNVKTPDLKDEDVSYLESEIDQMEEKLEPLKSFILPGGHPTVSFCHIARCVCRRAERMCVALNENELVLPVVMQYLNRLSDYLFVLGRFVAKKLDAEEVCWLPRQ; this comes from the coding sequence ATGGCTTTTAAAGTATATACCAAAACAGGAGACAAAGGAACTACAGCACTCTTTGGTGGTGCTAGAGTACCTAAGAACCATATCCGTATAGAATCTTATGGAACAGTCGATGAATTAAATTCTTACATTGGTTTGATTCGAGATTCCTTAAGCGATGAACAACTGAAAATTGTCCTAAAAGAAATTCAGGATCGCTTATTTACTTTGGGAGCAATTTTAGCAACCGACCCCTCCAAAAAAAATGTTAAAACGCCAGATTTAAAAGATGAAGATGTTTCTTATCTAGAATCAGAAATTGACCAAATGGAAGAAAAATTAGAGCCATTAAAGTCATTTATTTTGCCTGGCGGACACCCAACCGTTTCATTTTGTCATATTGCCCGTTGTGTTTGCAGAAGAGCAGAACGAATGTGTGTTGCTCTAAATGAGAATGAATTGGTCTTGCCTGTTGTTATGCAATACCTAAATCGTTTGTCTGATTATTTGTTTGTATTAGGACGTTTTGTGGCAAAGAAATTAGATGCGGAAGAAGTTTGTTGGCTTCCTCGTCAATAA
- a CDS encoding aminotransferase class I/II-fold pyridoxal phosphate-dependent enzyme, which translates to MLLEERMQAFLARRKANKALRTVKRHEHLIDFCSNDYLSLAQSPILQKKAAEISAQLPLGSTGSRLLTGHYELLETLEDKIAEFHQGEAALVFNAGYNANLGLLSAIPRRSDVILYDELVHASIHDGIRLSPARSSVFAHNNTSALEQLLQEHQGKTIFVLVESIYSMDGDAAPLKTIQALCQKYQAYLVVDEAHSTGICGHYGEGLCVETGIHKEVFARIYTFGKAMGGHGAAVVGSKVLKDYLLNYARPLIYTTALSPHSTHHILEAYRLLEKKGADYIKELKERIDYFRSLLSPQIQAHYINSLSPIQCLLTPGNEAVLELSQQLAAKGYDVRPIRMPTVAAGKERIRICLHRHNALPEIKTLVESINLFHSAL; encoded by the coding sequence ATGTTATTAGAAGAACGCATGCAGGCATTTTTAGCTAGAAGAAAAGCCAATAAAGCACTACGAACCGTAAAGAGGCACGAGCATCTAATCGACTTTTGTTCTAACGATTATTTAAGTCTTGCTCAATCTCCCATATTGCAAAAAAAAGCAGCAGAAATATCTGCCCAGCTTCCGTTGGGGTCTACAGGATCAAGATTATTGACGGGACATTATGAATTATTAGAAACATTAGAAGACAAAATTGCTGAATTTCACCAAGGAGAAGCAGCCTTGGTTTTTAATGCTGGATACAATGCCAATCTGGGGCTATTAAGTGCCATTCCTAGACGCTCAGATGTTATTTTATACGATGAATTAGTCCATGCAAGTATCCATGATGGCATACGCTTGAGTCCTGCTCGTAGTTCTGTTTTTGCCCACAATAATACCTCAGCACTAGAGCAATTGCTCCAAGAACACCAAGGCAAAACTATTTTTGTTTTGGTAGAGTCTATTTATTCAATGGATGGAGATGCTGCGCCATTAAAAACCATTCAGGCACTTTGCCAAAAATACCAAGCGTATTTAGTTGTTGACGAAGCCCATAGCACAGGTATTTGTGGGCATTATGGAGAAGGTTTATGCGTAGAGACAGGTATCCATAAAGAAGTTTTTGCTCGAATATACACTTTTGGAAAAGCAATGGGAGGACATGGTGCAGCAGTGGTAGGATCAAAGGTATTAAAAGATTATCTATTAAATTATGCCCGACCACTTATTTATACAACTGCCCTTAGCCCTCATAGTACACATCACATATTGGAAGCTTATCGCTTATTAGAAAAAAAAGGAGCCGATTACATCAAAGAATTAAAGGAACGTATTGATTATTTTCGATCGCTCCTATCGCCCCAAATACAAGCCCATTATATCAATAGCCTTAGCCCTATTCAATGTCTATTAACGCCAGGCAATGAAGCCGTTTTGGAATTAAGTCAACAATTAGCAGCCAAAGGATATGATGTTCGCCCAATTCGAATGCCCACGGTTGCTGCAGGCAAAGAACGCATAAGAATTTGCTTGCATCGCCACAATGCTCTACCAGAAATCAAAACACTAGTTGAAAGCATCAATTTATTCCATTCCGCCCTTTAA